One window of the Pseudomonas sp. S04 genome contains the following:
- a CDS encoding amino acid permease has product MADEIQQQGTLKRGLKNRHIQLIALGGAIGTGLFLGSAGVLKSAGPSMILGYAIAGFIAFLIMRQLGEMIVEEPVAGSFSHFAHNYWGGFAGFLSGWNYWVLYVLVGMAELTAVGKYIQFWWPQVPTWVSAAVFFVLVNLINTMNVKVFGEMEFWFAIIKVVAIIGMIALGCYMLFSGTGGPQASVSNLWEHGGFFPNGTTGLLMAMAFIMFSFGGLELVGITAAEASEPRKVIPKAINQVVYRVLIFYVGALTVLLSLYPWDQLLQTLGASGDAYSGSPFVQIFALIGSDTAAQILNFVVLTAALSVYNSGVYCNSRMLYGLAEQGDAPKQLMKLTKQGVPLLALSVSALVTLLCVVVNYVAPHGALELLMALVVASLMINWALISLTHLKFRKAMHLKGIVPGFKAFWSPYTNYLCLAFMLMIVCVMLAIPGIRASVFAIPVWVAILYVAYRMRVARTRALSVAR; this is encoded by the coding sequence ATGGCGGATGAAATACAGCAACAGGGCACACTCAAGCGAGGGCTGAAGAACAGACATATCCAGCTGATCGCCTTGGGTGGTGCCATTGGCACAGGGTTGTTCCTCGGCTCCGCAGGTGTACTCAAGTCAGCGGGCCCCTCGATGATTCTCGGCTATGCGATTGCCGGGTTCATCGCTTTCCTGATCATGCGCCAGCTCGGCGAAATGATTGTCGAGGAACCGGTCGCCGGTTCTTTCAGCCACTTCGCCCACAATTACTGGGGCGGGTTTGCCGGTTTCCTGTCCGGCTGGAACTACTGGGTGCTGTACGTGCTGGTGGGCATGGCGGAGCTGACCGCCGTCGGCAAGTACATCCAGTTCTGGTGGCCGCAGGTGCCGACCTGGGTCAGCGCGGCGGTGTTCTTTGTGCTGGTCAACCTGATCAACACCATGAACGTCAAAGTGTTCGGCGAGATGGAGTTCTGGTTCGCGATCATCAAGGTCGTGGCCATCATCGGCATGATCGCCCTTGGTTGCTACATGCTGTTCAGTGGTACCGGCGGCCCGCAGGCCTCGGTGAGCAACCTGTGGGAGCACGGCGGATTCTTCCCCAATGGCACCACCGGCCTGCTGATGGCGATGGCGTTCATCATGTTCTCCTTCGGTGGCCTGGAGCTGGTGGGCATCACCGCTGCCGAGGCCAGCGAGCCGCGCAAAGTGATTCCCAAGGCGATCAACCAGGTGGTTTACCGGGTGCTGATCTTCTACGTCGGCGCACTCACCGTGCTGCTCTCGCTGTACCCTTGGGACCAACTGTTGCAGACCCTCGGCGCTTCCGGCGATGCCTACAGTGGCAGCCCGTTCGTGCAGATCTTTGCCTTGATCGGCAGCGACACGGCGGCGCAGATCCTCAACTTCGTGGTCCTGACCGCCGCACTCTCGGTCTATAACAGCGGCGTCTACTGCAACAGCCGCATGCTCTACGGCCTGGCCGAACAGGGCGATGCACCCAAGCAGTTGATGAAGCTGACCAAGCAAGGCGTGCCACTGCTGGCGTTGAGCGTTTCGGCGCTGGTCACCCTGCTGTGCGTGGTGGTCAACTACGTGGCACCCCACGGTGCGCTGGAGCTGTTGATGGCCCTGGTGGTTGCTTCGCTGATGATCAACTGGGCGCTGATCAGCCTGACGCACCTGAAGTTCCGCAAGGCCATGCACCTCAAAGGCATCGTCCCGGGCTTCAAGGCATTCTGGTCGCCCTACACCAACTACCTGTGCCTGGCCTTCATGCTCATGATCGTCTGCGTGATGCTGGCGATCCCGGGCATACGGGCGTCGGTGTTCGCGATTCCGGTCTGGGTCGCGATCCTGTACGTGGCCTACCGCATGCGGGTTGCCCGCACACGAGCGCTGTCGGTCGCGCGATAA